In Thiovibrio frasassiensis, one DNA window encodes the following:
- a CDS encoding ATP-dependent DNA helicase: MSTSLSDTMAEIFAQGGILAQKLPGYESRPSQLRMAEAIAATLELSEEERLGQPGMLAVEAGTGTGKTLAYLVPAILSGQKVVVSTNTLNLQDQILTKEIPFIRKHLAPNLNALCIKGRQNYLCLYRWQQFLASPQRNLFADDRDTQRLADWLEETENGDRSELSWLADNAPLWQAITASASQCLGTNCPDNSSCFITQLRKKAGQAQLLVVNHHLFFSDLALRRFGHAEVLPRYESVIFDEAHHLESVATQYFGTSFSHYQVVDLVKDLETAAQADLVGRAKDGVIQTARALAKQVDLFAELFPRERGRFSLLQFIDRFPGWDEERQRFIDQIKGLCNQLAKTAMNGESWQGMQRRAEEMLASFTTITQAQDSSSVYWYERREKTVALSASPIDIASELQDFLYAQTRSVIFTSATLTTDNTFTYFANRIGLPKNTPTITLTTPFDYAQRTLLFVPGKGFPEPQAREFPAATQQLMQELIMAANGRTLVLFTSINAMRAAHEVFLGRLPFPVLMQGEAPKARLLEQFQEQTHSVLLAVASFWEGVDVVGESLSCVIIDKLPFEVPSDPVIMARMERIKNEGGNPFFDFQIPRAILTLRQGVGRLMRSSTDRGVLAICDVRLFSKQYGRLFLKSLPQSPICRELGPVRDFFQEES, translated from the coding sequence ATGTCCACGTCCCTCTCCGATACCATGGCCGAAATCTTTGCCCAAGGCGGCATCCTGGCCCAAAAACTGCCCGGCTACGAATCGCGCCCCAGCCAGCTCCGCATGGCCGAAGCCATTGCTGCCACTCTGGAACTGTCGGAAGAGGAACGGTTGGGTCAGCCGGGGATGCTGGCGGTAGAGGCGGGTACCGGCACCGGCAAGACCCTGGCCTATCTTGTCCCGGCCATCCTCAGCGGCCAGAAAGTGGTGGTTTCCACCAATACTCTCAACCTGCAGGACCAGATTCTCACCAAGGAAATCCCCTTCATCCGAAAACACCTTGCCCCAAACCTGAACGCCCTCTGCATCAAAGGCAGACAAAACTACCTCTGCCTCTACCGCTGGCAGCAGTTCCTGGCTTCACCCCAGCGAAATCTCTTTGCCGACGACCGCGACACCCAGCGGCTCGCCGACTGGCTTGAAGAAACCGAAAACGGCGACCGGAGCGAACTCTCCTGGCTGGCGGACAATGCCCCGCTCTGGCAGGCTATCACCGCCTCGGCCAGCCAGTGCCTGGGCACCAACTGCCCGGACAATTCCTCCTGCTTCATCACGCAGCTACGCAAAAAAGCGGGCCAGGCCCAGCTGCTGGTGGTCAACCACCACCTCTTCTTTTCCGACCTTGCCCTGCGCCGTTTCGGCCATGCCGAGGTTCTGCCCCGCTACGAATCGGTGATCTTCGACGAGGCCCATCACCTGGAAAGCGTCGCAACCCAATACTTCGGCACCTCCTTCAGCCATTATCAGGTGGTGGATCTGGTTAAGGATCTGGAAACCGCAGCCCAAGCCGATCTGGTGGGCCGCGCCAAGGACGGAGTTATCCAAACCGCCCGGGCACTGGCCAAACAGGTCGATCTCTTTGCCGAGCTTTTCCCCAGGGAGCGGGGCCGTTTCTCCCTGCTGCAATTCATCGACCGCTTCCCCGGCTGGGATGAAGAACGGCAACGGTTCATCGACCAGATCAAGGGGCTCTGCAATCAACTGGCCAAAACGGCCATGAACGGGGAGTCCTGGCAAGGCATGCAGCGGAGGGCGGAAGAGATGCTGGCCTCCTTCACCACCATCACCCAAGCGCAAGACTCCTCCTCGGTCTACTGGTACGAGCGGCGGGAAAAAACCGTGGCCCTGTCCGCCTCGCCCATTGACATTGCCTCAGAGCTGCAGGATTTCCTCTACGCACAGACCCGAAGTGTGATTTTCACCTCAGCCACCCTGACCACGGACAATACCTTCACCTACTTTGCCAACCGCATCGGCTTGCCCAAAAACACCCCAACCATAACCCTGACCACCCCCTTTGATTACGCACAGCGGACCCTGCTCTTTGTGCCGGGCAAGGGGTTTCCAGAGCCCCAGGCCCGGGAGTTTCCGGCCGCTACCCAGCAACTGATGCAGGAGTTGATCATGGCGGCCAACGGGAGGACCCTCGTACTTTTCACCAGCATCAACGCCATGCGCGCGGCCCACGAGGTTTTCCTCGGCCGCCTGCCATTTCCGGTGCTGATGCAGGGGGAGGCGCCCAAGGCCCGACTGCTTGAGCAGTTTCAGGAACAGACCCATTCCGTCCTCCTGGCGGTGGCCAGCTTCTGGGAGGGGGTGGATGTGGTGGGCGAATCGCTGAGCTGCGTGATCATCGACAAACTTCCGTTTGAAGTCCCCTCGGACCCTGTTATTATGGCCCGCATGGAACGGATCAAAAATGAGGGCGGCAACCCCTTCTTCGACTTTCAAATCCCCCGCGCCATCCTGACCCTGCGCCAGGGTGTGGGCCGGTTGATGCGCAGCTCCACCGACCGGGGGGTGCTTGCCATCTGCGATGTCCGCCTCTTTAGCAAGCAGTATGGCAGACTCTTCTTGAAAAGCCTGCCCCAGAGCCCGATCTGCCGAGAACTTGGTCCGGTGCGGGATTTTTTCCAGGAGGAATCATAA
- a CDS encoding universal stress protein, translating to MNEIKKILVPVDFSENSQKILATAADFAAKFKAELAVVFVVQSFDDYSGFFVPHMPIIQLEEEMIKSATEKMKSFVVETLNGSVPHTTAILSGDVVEELNRYAGTEKADLIVMGTHGYKGLDKILFGSVAEKIVKTAPCPVLTINPYR from the coding sequence ATGAACGAAATTAAAAAGATTTTGGTTCCCGTGGATTTTTCAGAGAATTCGCAAAAGATTCTCGCTACGGCCGCTGATTTTGCCGCCAAGTTCAAGGCAGAGCTGGCGGTTGTTTTTGTGGTGCAGAGCTTTGACGATTATTCCGGTTTTTTCGTGCCCCACATGCCCATCATCCAGCTGGAAGAGGAGATGATCAAAAGCGCCACGGAAAAGATGAAGAGTTTTGTGGTGGAAACCCTTAATGGTTCGGTTCCCCATACCACGGCGATCCTGAGCGGCGACGTGGTCGAGGAGCTCAATCGCTATGCCGGGACAGAGAAGGCCGACCTGATTGTCATGGGCACCCATGGATACAAAGGACTGGATAAGATCCTTTTCGGCAGCGTGGCGGAAAAGATTGTCAAAACCGCGCCCTGCCCGGTGCTGACCATCAACCCTTACCGGTAG
- a CDS encoding polyprenyl synthetase family protein, with amino-acid sequence MNNSELLALFKEKAVQIDAVMEADLAIVESPLLAQIIRHAIFQGGKRIRPLLTLLAASLVGTPPEDTPRLAISFEYLHAASLLHDDVIDHATLRRGAKTANTLWGMEPVILAGDYLHAHAMALASEVGGPTAMSLIGRATAAMVESEFMQMHNATEMLISEEKYFQVLMGKTAALIAAACEAGIGHNQGSPAQRIALRTYGTNLGLAFQIVDDLLDYLGDPAKTGKVVGNDFQEGKMTLPLIKTLAKAEAPDRERLIALLKGTPQERSRELPHAQAIIEKYQGFSLAREQAEALIQEALAGLTIFGEAPAKTPLAGLAHYVLSRDK; translated from the coding sequence ATGAACAACTCCGAGCTGCTTGCGCTTTTCAAAGAAAAGGCGGTGCAAATCGACGCGGTGATGGAGGCTGATCTGGCCATCGTTGAAAGCCCGCTCCTGGCCCAGATCATCCGCCATGCCATCTTCCAGGGCGGCAAGCGCATCCGCCCGCTGCTCACCCTGCTGGCCGCGAGCCTGGTCGGGACTCCCCCTGAAGATACCCCGCGCTTGGCCATTTCTTTCGAGTATCTCCATGCGGCCAGCCTGCTGCACGATGATGTCATCGATCACGCCACCCTGCGGCGGGGGGCCAAAACCGCCAATACTCTCTGGGGAATGGAGCCGGTCATCCTGGCCGGGGATTATCTGCATGCCCATGCCATGGCCCTGGCCAGCGAGGTGGGCGGCCCGACAGCCATGTCCCTAATCGGCCGCGCCACGGCGGCCATGGTCGAGTCGGAATTTATGCAGATGCACAACGCCACAGAGATGCTCATCTCCGAGGAAAAATATTTCCAGGTCCTGATGGGCAAAACCGCCGCCCTCATTGCCGCGGCCTGCGAGGCGGGCATTGGTCACAACCAGGGCTCCCCCGCCCAACGGATCGCCCTGCGCACCTATGGGACCAACCTGGGCTTGGCCTTCCAGATCGTTGACGACCTGCTGGATTATCTCGGCGACCCGGCCAAGACCGGTAAGGTGGTGGGCAACGATTTCCAGGAAGGCAAGATGACCCTGCCCCTGATCAAGACCCTGGCAAAGGCCGAAGCCCCAGATCGCGAACGGCTGATCGCTTTACTCAAGGGAACACCCCAGGAACGCAGCCGAGAACTGCCTCACGCCCAGGCCATCATCGAAAAATACCAGGGATTTTCCCTGGCCAGGGAGCAGGCGGAAGCACTGATCCAAGAGGCGCTTGCCGGACTTACCATCTTCGGCGAGGCACCGGCTAAGACGCCTCTGGCCGGCTTGGCCCACTATGTCTTAAGCCGGGACAAGTAA
- a CDS encoding divergent polysaccharide deacetylase family protein codes for MPKGSSKKPARKGAKKKGDRGVGFFCLFFFVVATLAGGAYFMLLFPGKSGEITPPQLSEQAKKKPLPQAQPVVPPHKKTAKKPRSDKPLVAIVIDDMGNRQNTGRAAIALDLPLSFAFLPGTPFSAELQKQARAKGSDILLHLPLEPMDPKWNGSPGTLTTAMSPETMRTLFNEDLQTVPNAIGINNHMGSRFTSNPEAMRTLLALVRNRNLFFLDSVTAPQSVATDLAREMGVKTERRTVFLDNDQNPDKIRAQLELLVKLAGEHGQAVGIGHPYPATVEALRRYQTQLRSRTEMVGIHRLVR; via the coding sequence ATGCCCAAGGGCTCCTCCAAAAAACCCGCCCGGAAAGGGGCGAAAAAGAAGGGGGACCGAGGTGTCGGCTTCTTCTGCCTGTTCTTTTTTGTGGTTGCGACCCTGGCCGGTGGCGCCTATTTCATGCTGCTCTTTCCGGGCAAGTCGGGGGAAATTACCCCTCCCCAGCTGAGCGAACAGGCCAAGAAGAAACCTCTTCCCCAGGCGCAACCGGTCGTGCCCCCCCACAAAAAAACGGCAAAAAAGCCACGGTCGGACAAACCCCTTGTGGCCATCGTCATTGACGATATGGGCAATCGACAGAATACCGGCAGGGCCGCCATCGCCCTAGACCTGCCCCTTTCCTTCGCCTTCCTGCCAGGGACCCCATTTTCCGCGGAGTTGCAAAAACAGGCCCGAGCCAAAGGGAGCGATATCCTTCTCCATCTGCCCCTTGAGCCCATGGACCCAAAGTGGAATGGCAGCCCCGGCACCCTAACCACGGCCATGAGCCCGGAAACCATGCGGACCCTTTTCAATGAGGACCTGCAAACGGTGCCCAACGCCATCGGGATCAACAACCACATGGGCTCCCGTTTCACCTCCAACCCCGAGGCCATGCGGACCCTGTTGGCCCTCGTCCGGAACCGCAACCTTTTTTTCCTGGACAGTGTGACCGCACCCCAGTCCGTTGCCACGGATCTTGCCCGGGAAATGGGGGTTAAAACAGAACGCCGCACCGTCTTTCTCGACAACGACCAGAATCCGGACAAGATCAGGGCCCAACTTGAGCTTCTGGTCAAGCTCGCCGGAGAGCATGGACAGGCGGTGGGCATCGGCCATCCCTATCCGGCCACGGTAGAGGCCCTGCGCCGCTACCAGACCCAGTTGCGCAGCCGCACCGAAATGGTCGGTATCCACCGCCTCGTGCGCTGA